From a single Oreochromis niloticus isolate F11D_XX linkage group LG3, O_niloticus_UMD_NMBU, whole genome shotgun sequence genomic region:
- the LOC100705983 gene encoding tripartite motif-containing protein 16-like: protein MAQRRNQLDSEKYSCPICLDLLNDPVTIPCGHSYCMNCIKTHFDEEDRKGIHSCPQCRKTFIPRPVLKKNVMFAELVEDLKKTGLQAAPADHCYAGPEDVACDVCTGRKLKAIKSCLTCPASYCEEHLQPHYDAAPLKKHKLVAPSKKLQENICSRHDEVMKIFCRTDQQSICYVCTMDEHKGHETVPAAAERTEKQKELEVRRLNIQQRIQEREKDVKLLQQEVEAINGSADKAVEDSEKMFTELIRLIQKRSSDVKQQVRSQQETEVSRVKELQEKLEQEIAELKRKDGELEQLSHTEDHNQFLHNYPSLSALSESTHSSSINIRPLSYFEDVTAAVSETRDKLQDILREEWTNISLTVTEEDVLLSPAEPKTRAGFLKYSHEITLDPNTAHKELLLSEGNRKVTFMEQQQSYSDHPDRFTDFYQVLSRESLIGRCYWEVEWRGGAVEVAVAYKLISRGGSLNKCLFGYNDKSWALRCYTNSYQFWHNNIHTVLSGPRSSRVGVYLDHRAGILSFYSVSETMTLLHRVQTTFTQPLYAGLWLLDYGDTAKLIKVK, encoded by the coding sequence ATGGCACAGAGAAGAAATCAACTGGATTCAGAGAAATATTCTTGCCCAatctgtttggatctactgaaTGATCCGGTCACTAttccctgtggacacagctactgcatgaaCTGTATCAAAACCCACTTTGATGAAGAGGACAGGAAgggaatccacagctgccctcagtgcaggAAGACTTTCATACCGAGGCCTGTCCTGAAAAAGAATGTCATGTTTGCAGAGTTGGTGGAGGAtctgaagaagactggactccaagctgctccagctgatcactgctatgctggacctgaagatgtggcctgtgatgtctgcactgggaGGAAACTGAAAGCCATCAAGTCCTGTTTAACTTGTCCAGCCTCTTACTGTGAGGAACACCTCCAACCTCACTATGATGCAGctccattaaagaaacacaagctggtggccccctccaagaagctccaggagaacatctgctctcgtcatgatgaggtgatgaagattttctgtcgtactgatcagcagagtatctgttatgTCTGCACAatggatgaacataaaggccatgaaacagtcccagctgcagcagaaaggactgagaagcagaaggagcTCGAGGTGAGACGactaaacatccagcagagaatccaggagcgagagaaagatgtgaagctgcttcaacaggaggtggaggccatcaatggctctgctgataaagcagtggaggacagtgagaagatgttcactgagctgatccgtctcatccagaaaagaagctctgatgtgaagcagcaggtcagatcccagcaggaaactgaagtgagtcgagtcaaagagcttcaggagaagctggagcaggagatcgctgagctgaagaggaaagacggcgagctggagcagctctcacacacagaggatcacaaccagtttctacacaactacccctcactgtcagcactcagtgagtctacacactcatccagcatcaatattcgtcctctgagctactttgaggatgtgacagcagctgtgtcagagaccagagataaactacaggacattctgagagaggaatggacaaacatctcactgacagtcactgaagaggatgttttactgtcaccagcagagccaaagaccagagctggattcttaaaatattcacatgaaatcacactggatccaaacacagcacacaaagagctgttattatctgaggggaacagaaaagtaacatttatggaacaacaacagtcttattctgatcatccagacagattcactGATTTTTATCAGgtcctgagtagagagagtctgattggacgttgttactgggaggtggagtggagaggggGAGCAGTTGAAGTAGCAGTTGCATACAAACTTATCAGCAGAGGAGGGAGCctcaataaatgtttatttggATACAATGACAAATCTTGGGCATTACGTTGTTACACAAACAGTTATCAATTTTGGCACAACAATATCCACACTGTCCTCTCAGGTCCTCGgtcctccagagtaggagtgtacctggatcacagagcaggtattctgtctttctacagcgtctctgaaaccatgactctcctccacagagtccagaccacattcactcagccgctctatgctggacttTGGCTTTTGGATTATGGCGACACTGCAAAGTTGATTAAAGTCAAATAG
- the LOC100705723 gene encoding E3 ubiquitin/ISG15 ligase TRIM25 gives MAQKGVQLDQETFSCSICLDLLKDPVTIPCGHSYCRNCIKTHFDEEDRKGIHSCPQCRKTFRPRPVLEKNIMLADLVEQLKKTGLQAAPADHCYAGPEDVACDVCTGRKLKAIKSCLTCPASYCEKHLQPHYDAAPLKKHKLVAPSKKLQENICSRHDEVMKIFCRTDQQSICYLCTMDDHKGHETVPAAAERTEKQKKLKVRRLNIQQRIQEREKDVKLLQQEVEAINGSADKAVEDSEKMFTELIRLIQKRSSDVKQQVRSQQETEVSRVKELQEKLEQEIAELKRKDGELEQLSHTEDHNQFLHNYPSLSALSESTHSSSINIRPLRYFEDVTAAVSETRDILQDILREEWTN, from the coding sequence ATGGCACAGAAAGGAGTTCAGCTGGACCAAGAAACCTTCTCTTGTTCCatctgtttggatctactgaaggatccagtgactattccctgtggacacagctactgcaggAACTGTATTAAAACCCACTTTGATGAAGAGGACAGGAAgggaatccacagctgccctcagtgcaggAAGACTTTCAGACCGAGGCCTGTCCTGGAGAAAAACATCATGTTAGCAGATTtagtggagcagctgaagaagactggactccaagctgctccagctgatcactgctatgctggacctgaagatgtggcctgtgatgtctgcactgggaGGAAGCTGAAAGCCATCAAGTCCTGTTTAACTTGTCCAGcctcttactgtgagaaacacctcCAACCTCACTATGATGCAGctccattaaagaaacacaagctggtggccccctccaagaagctccaggagaacatctgctctcgtcatgatgaggtgatgaagattttctgtcgtactgatcagcagagtatctgttatctctgcaCAATGGATGACCATAAAGGCCATGAAACAgtcccagctgcagcagaaaggactgagaagcagaagaagctgaaggtGAGACGactaaacatccagcagagaatccaggagcgagagaaagatgtgaagctgcttcaacaggaggtggaggccatcaatggctctgctgataaagcagtggaggacagtgagaagatgttcactgagctgatccgtctcatccagaaaagaagctctgatgtgaagcagcaggtcagatcccagcaggaaactgaagtgagtcgagtcaaagagcttcaggagaagctggagcaggagatcgctgagctgaagaggaaagacggcgagctggagcagctctcacacacagaggatcacaaccagtttctacacaactacccctcactgtcagcactcagtgagtctacacactcatccagcatcaatattcGTCCTCTGAGgtactttgaggatgtgacagcagctgtgtcagagaccagagatatactacaggacattctgagagaggaatggacaaac
- the LOC109203669 gene encoding zinc finger protein 77 — MSSVQYLREFIKERLTAVCEEIFSEVQKTIVQYEEEINRQHRLLDISRKPDINSHITDLPQQHVCTEEKGLDEQQVCNQERNSSLDQEDPEPQTQIKEEQEELCSSQEGEQLGLKQEAEGIIVWTDEERLTLLETIWKPELKLDRIDPTQQQVCDQDDPEPLHIKQEQEELCSSQEGEQLGLKQETEQNLNNEQLLSHSSPEAESQEDKTGHNQRVDNTPASDSQSQTETKTNVLKCDSCGKTFNSESDLTSHRRVHTGFKSRCCCWTCRTKFCQFLKLHTGKKSHPCSTCGKEFISKSALEAHIRTHTGEKPYSCGICGKRFSQKSVLKNHTRIHTGEKPYSCSTCKKTFGRKSTLRSHVRTHTGEKPYSCSTCGKKFNSSTHLRRHIRQIHTASNIHASKV, encoded by the exons ATGAGTTCAGTTCAGTATCTGAGAGAGTTCATCAAGGAGAGACTAACTGCTGTTTGTGAAGAAATCTTCTCAGAGGTTCAAAAAACCATCGTCCAGTATGAGGAGGAGATCAACCGTCAGCACAGACTGCTGGATATCAGCCGGAAACCCGACATAAACTCACACATCACAG ACCTCCCACAACAACATGTCTGTACGGAAGAGAAGGGTCTGGATGAGCAGCAGGTCTGTAACCAGGAGAGGAATTCCAGTCTGGACCAGGAGGACCCAGAGCCTCAGACCcagattaaagaggaacaggaggaactctgcagcagtcaggagggagagcagcttgGACTGAAGCAGGAGGCTGAAGGCATTATCGTCTGGACTGATGAAGAGCGACTCACCCTGCTGGAGACCATCTGGAAACCAGAGTTAAAGTTGGATAGAATAG ACCCCACACAGCAGCAGGTCTGTGACCAGGATGACCCAGAGCCTCTACACATTAAACAGGAACAGGAGGaactctgcagcagtcaggagggagagcagctcGGACTGAAGCAGGAGACTGAACAAAATCTAAACAATGAGCAGCTCCTTTCTCACAGCTCTCCTGAAGCAGAGAGCCAAGAAGATAAAACAGGTCACAATCAGAGAGTAGACAACACTCCTGCATCAGACAGTCAgagtcaaactgaaacaaagacaaatgttctaaaatgtgacagctgtggaaaaactttcaacTCTGAATCCGATCTGACTTCACATCGGAGAGTTCACACAGGTTTTAAAtcacgttgttgttgttggaccTGTAGGACAAAATTCTGTCAGTTCTTGAAACTTCACACAGGTAAGAAATCACATccttgtagcacctgtgggaagGAATTCATTTCGAAGTCAGCACTGGAAGCTCACATAAGAACTCACACTGGTGAGAAGCCGTATTCTTGCGGCATCTGTGGGAAAAGATTCAGTCAGAAATCAGTACTGAAAAATCATAcaagaattcacacaggtgagaagccgtaTTCTTGTAGTACCTGTAAAAAAACATTCGGTCGGAAATCGACACTGAGATCTCACGTAAGAacccacacaggtgagaagccgtaTTCTTGTAGTACCTGTGGAAAGAAATTCAATTCGAGCACACACTTAAGGAGACACATAAGACAAATTCATACTGCTTCAAATATTCATGCTTCCAAAGTGTGA